One Glycine max cultivar Williams 82 chromosome 4, Glycine_max_v4.0, whole genome shotgun sequence DNA segment encodes these proteins:
- the LOC100805223 gene encoding MAG2-interacting protein 2 isoform X2: MSDNLSKGGNKSFVGFMDFTWWCDHILAIIDRGGVVMLIDILNGSKVPEDGPAYFLPILERAPKYKGYIFLLASQSSIERYNPSDIGSTEELHQPEWIIEDRLNQFHLSRLLWNLVSFTEKSVPEMYGILISKKKYQAALDFADSHGLDKDKVLKSQWLNSSHGVNEINIFLSNIKDRDFVLSECVDRIGPTEDAVKALLAYGLHITDHHRFSEVDDDNSSHVWDCRLARLQILQFRDRLETYLGINMGRFSVQEYSKFRIMPINEAAVALAESGKIGALNLLFKRHPYSLSPYMLEILTAIPETVPVQMYGQLLPGRSPPSGVAVRQDDWVECEKMVYFINASVEKHDMLIQVKTEPLVKHFLGFPWPSIDELSNWYTNRAKAMDDFSGQLDNCLSLLEFALRKGISELQPFHRDVLYLHQIIYSNDDDSEMSFNMSLAMWGEFSNYEKFKFMLKGVKEENVTERLHNRAIPFMREKFHKVSLIGDVNLTNQNIEESFLVRWLKETSLENKLDICLVVIEEGCRNFQSNDYFKTEVEAVDCALQCIYLSTVTDRWSIMASILSKLPQLHDGAIQVEDLERRLRIAEGHIEAGRLLAFYQVPKPLNFFLGAQLDEKAVKQIIRLILSKFIRRQPSRSDSEWASMWRDMQYLREKAFPFLDPEYILTEFCRGLLKAGKFSLARNYLKGTSSVALASEKAENLVIQAAREYFFSASSLSCSEIWKARECLNLYPSSGNVKAEADIIDALTVKLPNLGVNILPLQFRQIKDPMEIIKIAITNQTGAYFHVDELIEVARLLGLRSADDISAVEEAIAREAAVSGDLQLAFDLCLGLARKGHGNIWDLCAAIARGPALDNMDVDSRKQLLGFALSHCDEESIGELLHAWKDLDMQGQCETLMISTGTNPSKFSVQGSSVNSLPKQSFQNILDESGCFQEFDSISADNEDVHLEKTRDMLSIVAKTLAIGDRTDWASILTENGKVLSFAALQLPWLLELSRKGEHHKKFSTGKLYLNIRTQAVVTILSWLARNGFAPRDNLIASLAKSIMEPPVTEEEDIMGCSYLLNLVDAFNGVEIIEEQLKMRKDYQEICSIMSVGMAYSLLHNSRIGTDPSQRKELLKRRFKEKHASPSSDDIDKLGKVQSSFWREWKLKLEEQKRLTEHSRALEKIIPGVETERFLSRDSIYIENVVISLIESVKLEKKHILKDILKLADTYDLNCTEVLLRYLSAVLVSDVWTNDDITAEVAGYKGEIIGNSVKTIETISTIVYPAIDGCNKIRLAYVYGLLSECYLQLETTKDLSSIVQADHVNANLSLAQYYKVIEQECKNVSFINNLNFKNIAGLHGLNFECISDEVYACIEESSLSALSKMVQTLVNMYGDSLPIDFLSWQDIYKYYILSLLRALETKVTTDSGIRTPEYLQGFINKLEQSYDLCRVYIRLLSQSDALGIMKQYIAVTMPLYSSYGLLPDNSTWQECLIVLLNFWMRLADDMKEIALEENSAETSSFNPQCLMSCLKVFMKLVMEDIISPNQGWGSIYGYVNCGLNGDSSAETINFCKAMIFSGCGFGAVAEVFSVASSETGSASDHGTCCQDLPHFYLDILEAVLTELINGSHESQNLYHILSSLSKLEGDLKVMQCVRHVIWERMVQFSDNLQLPSSVRVFVLELMQFISGKNIKGFSTEILANVQPWEEWNELIYASRKSETDVDKQLPDHKDSSSRVTNTLVALKSSQLVASISPSIEITLDDLLNADTAVSCFMRLCGEATEDLHLDALLAILEEWDGLFTAGKDEETTVETSDGGNDWNNDDWDEGWESLEEVDNPEKEKIEDPVFVHPLHLCWAEIFRKFISLSRFTDVLRLIDQSSLKPNAMLLDENDAISLTRIALGIDCFLALKMALLLPYKTLRLQCLGAVEDSTRQGIPQTRSKDYELLILILSSGILTSIITDSTYGTIFSYICYLVGNLSNQCQQALVSGRGTNNNEDHENQLLLFTRILFPNFISELVKADQHILAGFLVTKFMHSNESLSLVNIAGASLNRYLEMQLHILQVKEFPVEKTCKTLKNTVGRMRGQLSSLIQSILPLLSASVS; encoded by the exons ATGTCTGATAATTTATCAAAGGGAGGGAACAAATCTTTTGTGGGTTTTATGGATTTTACTTGGTGGTGTGACCATATCCTTGCCATTATAGATAGGGGTGGCGTGGTTATGTTGATTGACATCCTTAATGGTTCTAAAGTTCCGGAAGATGGTCCTGCATATTTTTTACCTATTCTGGAAAGAGCGCCGAAATACAAGggctatatttttcttttagcgAGTCAATCATCCATAGAAAGATATAATCCGTCTGATATTGGATCGACAGAAGAGTTGCATCAGCCAGAGTGGATAATTGAAGATAGACTTAATCAATTTCACCTTTCTAGATTGCTCTGGAATCTTGTTTCATTTACTGAGAAATCTGTCCCTGAAATGTATGGTATACTGATTAGCAAGAAAAAATATCAGGCTGCTCTGGATTTTGCTGATAGTCATGGATTGGATAAAGACAAAGTTCTGAAGTCACAGTGGTTGAATTCTAGCCATggagtaaatgaaataaatatttttttatcaaatattaaggATAGAGATTTTGTACTTTCTGAATGTGTTGATAGAATTGGACCCACGGAAGATGCTGTGAAGGCTTTACTGGCTTATGGTCTACACATTACTGACCATCATAGATTCTCAGAAGTAGATGATGATAATTCTAGTCATGTATGGGATTGCCGATTAGCCAGACTTCAAATCTTGCAATTTAGAGACAGGCTGGAAACATATCTTGGAATAAACATGGGCAG GTTTTCTGTGCAGGAATATAGCAAATTCCGCATTATGCCTATTAATGAAGCTGCTGTAGCACTTGCTGAAAGTGGAAAAATTGGTGCGCTAAATTTGCTCTTCAAGCGTCATCCGTATTCTTTGTCTCCATATATGTTGGAAATTTTAACTGCCATCCCAGAAACAGTTCCCGTACAAATGTATGGGCAGCTTCTTCCTGGGAGGTCTCCTCCGTCTGGTGTTGCTGTGAGGCAAGATGATTGGGTTGAATGTGAGAAGATGGTTTACTTCATCAATGCATCAGTTGAAAAACATGACATGCTAATCCAAGTCAAAACTGAACCTCTTGTTAAGCATTTCCTTGGATTTCCTTGGCCATCAATTGATGAGCTCTCAAATTGGTATACAAATAGAGCTAAAGCTATGGATGATTTTAGTGGGCAGCTGGATAATTGCCTCAGTCTACTGGAGTTTGCTCTTCGCAAAGGCATATCTGAGTTACAGCCGTTTCATCGGGATGTCTTATACTTacatcaaattatttattcCAATGATGATGATAGTGAAATGAGCTTCAACATGAGTCTTGCCATGTGGGGAGAATTTTCAaactatgaaaaatttaaatttatgctaAAGGGAGTCAAAGAGGAAAATGTAACTGAAAGATTACACAATAGAGCCATTCCTTTTATGCGTGAAAAGTTTCACAAGGTATCCTTAATTGGAGATGTCAATCTTACAAATCAAAATATAGAGGAATCATTTTTAGTCAGATGGTTGAAGGAAACTTCTTTGGAGAATAAATTGGACATATGCTTGGTGGTAATTGAAGAAGGGTGCAGAAACTTCCAAAGTAATGACTATTTCAAAACTGAGGTTGAAGCTGTTGATTGTGCTTTGCAATGCATATACTTGTCAACAGTTACCGATAGGTGGAGTATTATGGCTTCCATACTATCTAAACTTCCTCAACTACATG ATGGTGCAATTCAAGTTGAGGATCTTGAGAGAAGACTTAGAATTGCTGAAGGTCACATTGAGGCAGGGAGGCTTTTGGCATTTTACCAG GTCCCAAAGCCATTAAACTTTTTCCTAGGGGCTCAATTGGATGAAAAGGCTGTTAAACAGATTATACGTCTTATTCTTTCCAAATTTATTCGCCGTCAGCCTAGTCGGTCAGATAGTGAATGGGCCAGCATGTGGCGAGATATGCAGTACTTGAGGGAAAAGGCATTTCCTTTTCTGGACCCAGAGTATATTTTGACTGAATTTTGCAGAGGACTGCTTAAAGCTGGGAAGTTTTCTCTTGCACGAAACTACTTGAAGGGTACAAGTTCAGTTGCTTTGGCATCTGAGAAGGCTGAAAACCTTGTCATTCAAGCAGCTAGGGAGTACTTTTTCTCAGCTTCAAGCCTTTCTTGCTCTGAA ATCTGGAAGGCTAGAGAATGTCTTAATCTATATCCGAGTAGTGGAAATGTGAAGGCAGAGGCAGATATTATTGATGCACTTACAGTTAAACTTCCAAACCTTGGGGTGAATATTCTGCCCTTGCAATTCAGGCAAATAAAGGATCCTatggaaattataaaaatagcaaTCACAAATCAAACTGGagcatattttcatgttgatgaaCTTATTGAGGTTGCCAGACTTCTTGGCTTGAGATCTGCTGATGACATATCAGCTGTTGAGGAAGCTATTGCTAGAGAAGCAGCAGTTTCTGGTGATTTACAATTGGCATTTGATCTTTGTCTTGGTTTGGCCCGAAAAGGACATGGTAACATATGGGATTTATGTGCTGCAATTGCAAGAGGTCCCGCCCTTGATAACATGGATGTGGACTCTCGAAAGCAGCTATTAGGGTTTGCTTTAAGCCACTGTGATGAGGAATCTATTGGTGAGCTTCTCCATGCATGGAAAGATCTAGATATGCAAGGCCAGTGTGAAACATTGATGATATCAACAGGGACAAATCCTTCCAAATTTTCAGTTCAAGGCTCATCTGTAAACTCTCTTCCAAAGCAaagttttcaaaatatattagatGAAAGTGGTTGCTTTCAGGAGTTTGATAGTATTAGTGCTGACAATGAAGATGTTCATCTTGAGAAAACTAGAGATATGCTTTCGATCGTTGCAAAAACCTTGGCTATTGGGGATCGAACTGATTGGGCATCGATCTTGACTGAAAATGGGAAAGTTCTGTCTTTTGCTGCTTTACAGCTCCCTTGGTTGCTTGAATTAAGTAGGAAAGGAGAACATCATAAGAAATTTAGTACCGGAAAGCTGTATCTAAACATCAGAACACAGGCTGTGGTAACCATTTTGTCCTGGTTGGCCAGAAATGGATTTGCTCCCAGAGACAATCTGATTGCCTCTCTAGCAAAATCAATTATGGAACCACCAGTCACTGAAGAGGAAGATATAATGGGCTGTTCCTATCTTCTGAATCTTGTGGATGCCTTTAATGGGGTAGAAATTATAGAAGAACAGCTCAAAATGAGAAAAGACTATCAAGAAATTTGTAGCATCATGAGTGTTGGGATGGCATACAGCTTGCTACACAATTCTAGAATAGGGACTGATCCTTCTCAACGGAAGGAGCTATTGAAGAGGAGGTTTAAGGAAAAACATGCATCACCCAGTTCTG ATGATATAGATAAACTTGGCAAGGTACAGTCCTCATTTTGGAGAGAGTGGAAACTGAAGTTAGAGGAGCAAAAGCGTCTCACTGAGCATTCTAGAGCACTAGAGAAAATAATTCCTGGGGTTGAAACAGAGCGCTTTTTGTCCAGGGATTCCATCTATATTGAGAATGTTGTTATCTCTCTCATTGAGTCagtaaagttagaaaaaaagcaCATTTTGAAGGACATTTTAAAATTGGCTGACACTTATGACTTGAACTGTACTGAG GTGTTATTGCGTTACCTAAGCGCTGTCCTTGTTTCTGATGTTTGGACCAATGATGATATTACAGCTGAAGTTGCAGGCTATAAAGGAGAAATAATTGGTAATAGTGTGAAAACCATTGAAACCATCTCAACAATTGTATACCCTGCAATTGATGGGTGCAACAAAATTCGCCTTGCTTATGTGTATGGGTTGTTATCGGAGTGCTACTTGCAGCTGGAAACTACCAAAGATTTGTCATCAATAGTGCAGGCTGATCATGTGAATGCCAATCTAAGCTTAGCTCAATATTACAAGGTCATTGAGCAAGAATGCAAAAACGTGTCCTTTATCAATAACCTGAACTTCAAAAATATTGCTGGGTTACATGGTTTGAACTTTGAGTGCATTAGTGATGAAGTTTATGCATGTATTGAGGAAAGTAGCTTGTCAGCTTTGTCAAAAATGGTACAGACTCTTGTCAATATGTATGGTGATTCATTGCCTATTGATTTCTTGTCATGGCAGGATATCTACAAGTATTACATCCTAAGTTTGCTTAGAGCTTTGGAGACTAAAGTTACTACTGATTCTGGCATTAGAACTCCTGAATACCTTCAAGGCTTTATAAATAAGCTTGAACAGAGTTATGATTTGTGCAGAGTGTATATTAGGCTTTTGAGCCAGTCTGATGCTTTGGGGATCATGAAGCAGTACATTGCAGTAACCATGCCTCTCTATAGTTCATATGGACTCCTACCTGACAATTCAACGTGGCAAGAGTGCCTTATTGTTCTTCTGAACTTTTGGATGAGATTGGCAGATGATATGAAGGAAATTGCATTGGAGGAAAATTCAGCAGAAACTAGTAGCTTCAATCCACAATGTTTAATGAGTTGTCTGAAGGTTTTTATGAAATTGGTGATGGAAGATATCATCTCCCCTAATCAGGGCTGGGGCAGCATATATGGTTATGTCAATTGCGGCTTAAATGGTGATTCTTCTGCAGAAACTATAAATTTCTGCAAAGCTATGATTTTTTCTGGTTGTGGGTTTGGTGCTGTTGCAGAGGTTTTTTCTGTTGCATCATCAGAAACTGGTTCAGCTTCTGATCATGGCACTTGTTGTCAGGATCTTCCTCATTTCTATTTAGATATTCTAGAAGCTGTTTTGACAGAATTGATCAATGGATCCCATGAGAGCCAGAACCTGTATCATATACTGTCTTCTTTAAGCAAGCTAGAAGGTGACTTAAAAGTTATGCAATGTGTTAGACATGTAATTTGGGAAAGAATGGTCCAGTTCTCTGACAATTTGCAGTTGCCAAGTTCTGTCAGAGTTTTTGTGCTAGAGCTTATGCAATTTATCTCAGGTAAAAATATTAAGGGTTTCTCTACAGAAATACTAGCCAATGTTCAACCATGGGAAGAATGGAATGAATTGATTTATGCTAGTAGAAAGAGTGAGACTGATGTTGACAAGCAGTTGCCAGATCACAAAGACTCTTCTAGTAGAGTTACGAATACTTTGGTTGCTCTTAAATCATCTCAGCTTGTGGCGTCAATCTCTCCTAGCATAGAAATTACCCTTGATGATCTATTGAATGCAGACACGGCTGTGTCTTGCTTTATGAGGTTGTGTGGAGAAGCTACTGAAGATCTCCACCTTGATGCTCTGCTGGCTATTTTGGAAGAGTGGGATGGACTTTTCACTGCAGGGAAAGATGAAGAAACCACTGTTGAAACATCTGATGGAGGAAATGACTGGAACAATGATGATTGGGACGAGGGATGGGAAAGCCTTGAGGAAGTAGACAATCCTGAGAAAGAGAAGATAGAAGACCCTGTTTTTGTCCACCCTTTGCATCTGTGTTGGgcggagattttcagaaaattcatAAGCCTATCAAGGTTTACTGATGTGCTGAGACTGATTGATCAATCATCATTAAAGCCTAATGCTATGTTGCTTGATGAAAATGATGCCATTAGCTTAACCCGGATAGCACTTGGCATTGATTGCTTTCTGGCTTTAAAGATGGCATTATTGCTACCTTACAAAACATTACGATTGCAGTGCCTGGGTGCAGTTGAGGATAGCACAAGACAAGGCATCCCTCAAACAAGGAGCAAAGATTATGAGTTATTAATTCTCATTTTATCCTCTGGGATTCTGACTTCTATCATCACTGACTCTACCTATGGTACTATTTTCTCTTATATCTGCTATTTGGTTGGAAACTTATCCAATCAATGTCAACAAGCTCTGGTGTCAGGTAGAGGAACTAACAACAATGAAGATCATGAGAATCAGTTGCTTCTTTTCACAAGGATCCTTTTCCCTAATTTCATATCAGAACTTGTTAAGGCTGATCAACATATTCTAGCCGGATTtcttgtcacaaaatttatgcaCAGTAATGAATCACTCAGTCTCGTTAACATTGCCGGGGCCAGTCTTAATAGGTATCTGGAAATGCAGCTGCACATACTACAGGTCAAGGAGTTCCCTGTTGAGAAGACATGTAAAACATTGAAGAATACTGTTGGCAGGATGAGAGGCCAACTTAGCAGTTTGATTCAATCCATATTGCCATTGCTTTCTGCTAGTGTTAGTTGA